From the genome of Candidatus Deferrimicrobium sp.:
GCCGCTGCTGGAGCGTGCCGGAGCGTAAGGCCCGCGTTTCAGAAGTCGATTCCCTTTTCGGCCTCGATCCCCTGGTCGTAGGGGTGCTTGATGCTGCGGACCTCGCTCACCAGGTGGGCGACGCGGATCACCTCTTCGTGCGCGTTCCGCCCCGACAGGATCAGGTGGACGTTCGGAGGCTTCTCCCCGATCAGCGCGAGGACTTCCTTCACGTCGAGCAGCCCGAGGTGGATCGCCACATTCACCTCGTCGAGGATGATCACATCGTACCTGCCGGAGAGCATCCGCTCCCGGGCGAGGGAGAGCGCCTCGTGGGCCGCCGCCACGTGCTCTTCCCTCGGAAGCGAGTCGCCGCGGATCCCCACGAACCCCTTCCCCATCGGGAGAAGCTCGAACTCGGGCGCCAGCCGTTTCGCCCCGTCGAGCTCGCCGTAGTGCAGCGACCCCTTGA
Proteins encoded in this window:
- the cobO gene encoding cob(I)yrinic acid a,c-diamide adenosyltransferase — protein: MEPRKAPERIPEKPRRGLVLVITGDGKGKTTSCLGMAVRAVGYGMKVLMVQFIKGSLHYGELDGAKRLAPEFELLPMGKGFVGIRGDSLPREEHVAAAHEALSLARERMLSGRYDVIILDEVNVAIHLGLLDVKEVLALIGEKPPNVHLILSGRNAHEEVIRVAHLVSEVRSIKHPYDQGIEAEKGIDF